Within the Bacteroidota bacterium genome, the region TCTGCTTTTCCTGAGGATGCTTTTTTGAATATGCACGAATTATATCTTTTACTATTTTATGTCGTGTAACATCCTGAACGTTAAATTCCAATACTTCAATCCCCTTAATATTCTTAAGTATTTGTGTGGCTTTTAATAACCCTGATTTTTGGGAAGATGGTAAATCGATTTGTGTCAAATCGCCATTCACAACAAATTTTGCAGAAGGCCCCATACGGGTTAAAAACATTTTCAATTGCAAATCAGAACAGTTTTGGGCTTCATCTA harbors:
- a CDS encoding phosphate starvation-inducible protein PhoH, which translates into the protein DEAQNCSDLQLKMFLTRMGPSAKFVVNGDLTQIDLPSSQKSGLLKATQILKNIKGIEVLEFNVQDVTRHKIVKDIIRAYSKKHPQEKQNID